In Terriglobia bacterium, the following proteins share a genomic window:
- a CDS encoding MaoC family dehydratase, producing MPKRVLDSLDSLKALVGQEVAVTDWFTMTQDRIQQFADTTLDHNWIHVDVERAKRESPFKAPIAHGFLTLSMLAHFMYEALGVKSGVRFGVNYGMNKVRFVSPVRVDSKIRARFVLQSVKDVEPNGVEATYNVTIEIEGGEKPACVAEWLVRYYR from the coding sequence ATGCCCAAACGCGTGCTTGATTCTCTGGACTCGCTCAAAGCCCTGGTCGGACAGGAAGTAGCGGTCACCGATTGGTTCACCATGACCCAGGACCGCATCCAGCAGTTTGCCGACACAACGCTGGATCACAACTGGATCCATGTTGACGTTGAGCGGGCCAAGCGCGAGTCGCCGTTCAAGGCGCCGATTGCCCACGGTTTTCTTACGCTCTCCATGCTGGCGCACTTCATGTATGAGGCGCTGGGCGTCAAATCAGGCGTGCGGTTTGGCGTGAACTATGGCATGAACAAGGTACGCTTTGTCTCACCGGTGCGCGTAGATTCGAAAATCCGCGCGCGGTTCGTGCTGCAGTCTGTGAAAGACGTGGAGCCGAACGGCGTGGAAGCCACCTACAACGTGACCATCGAAATCGAAGGCGGCGAAAAGCCGGCTTGCGTGGCGGAGTGGCTGGTGCGGTATTACCGGTAA
- a CDS encoding phosphotransferase family protein — protein sequence MHGHGDFQDHSENIRAGEELDLSRLEPYLRAHFPGVEGPLTVKQFPSGHSNLTYSVTLGAKQMVLRRPPFGSKVKSAHDMGREYHVLSKLHGAYPAPTPLLHCTDETILGAPFYVMERVRGVILRRNLPAGFHLPPETAHRLSEAFIDNLAALHALDYAALGLGDLGKPLGYLERQVKGWIERYHGSKTEELTEIATISAWLHAHMPSQSGATLVHNDYKYDNIVLAADDITQIRAVLDWEMCTLGDPLTDLGTALAYWVNADDPMEVQMVRWGPTSLPGSLTRAQLAERYAARTGRDVSNIVFYYVFALFKVAVIIQQIYYRYHLGLTKDERFASLGEVAKMLLRVGLRASGKKEI from the coding sequence ATGCACGGCCACGGAGATTTCCAAGACCATTCCGAGAATATCCGCGCCGGCGAAGAGCTTGATCTCTCCCGGCTGGAGCCCTATCTGCGCGCGCACTTCCCTGGCGTGGAAGGTCCGCTCACGGTCAAACAATTTCCCAGCGGCCACTCCAACCTGACGTATTCGGTCACGCTCGGCGCGAAGCAGATGGTCCTGCGGCGCCCGCCCTTCGGCAGCAAAGTGAAGTCGGCCCACGACATGGGCCGCGAATACCATGTGCTGTCCAAGTTGCATGGCGCGTATCCGGCGCCAACGCCGCTGCTCCACTGCACCGATGAAACTATTCTTGGTGCTCCGTTTTATGTCATGGAGCGCGTACGTGGCGTGATTCTTCGCCGCAATTTGCCTGCTGGATTTCACCTGCCGCCGGAAACCGCGCACCGTCTGAGCGAAGCATTCATTGACAACCTCGCGGCGCTGCATGCACTCGATTACGCCGCGCTGGGGCTGGGCGATCTGGGCAAGCCGCTCGGCTACCTGGAGCGCCAGGTGAAAGGCTGGATCGAACGCTATCACGGCTCCAAGACGGAAGAGTTGACGGAAATTGCAACCATCTCCGCCTGGCTGCACGCGCATATGCCGTCGCAGAGCGGGGCCACGCTGGTCCACAACGACTACAAGTATGACAACATCGTGCTGGCGGCCGACGACATCACCCAGATCAGAGCCGTGCTGGATTGGGAAATGTGCACGCTGGGTGATCCGCTCACCGACCTGGGCACCGCGCTTGCGTACTGGGTCAATGCCGATGATCCCATGGAAGTTCAGATGGTCCGCTGGGGGCCGACCAGCCTTCCCGGCAGCCTGACGCGCGCGCAGTTGGCCGAGCGTTATGCCGCCAGAACCGGTCGCGACGTCTCCAATATTGTCTTCTACTACGTTTTTGCCCTGTTTAAAGTGGCGGTGATTATCCAGCAGATCTACTACCGCTACCACCTCGGGCTGACCAAGGACGAGCGGTTTGCATCACTGGGCGAAGTTGCGAAGATGCTGTTGCGGGTTGGGCTTCGGGCCAGCGGGAAGAAAGAAATCTAA